The following proteins are encoded in a genomic region of Capra hircus breed San Clemente chromosome 16, ASM170441v1, whole genome shotgun sequence:
- the ANGPTL7 gene encoding angiopoietin-related protein 7: protein MLKKTLSAVAWLCIFLVAFVSHPVWPQKPPKRKTPAELTAATCCEEAKALQAQITNLSSLLSDLGKKQERDWVSVVMQVMELESSAKSMETRLTEAESKYSEMNNQIGIMQLQAAQTVTQTSADAIYDCSSLYQKNYRISGVYKLPPDDFLGSPELEVFCDMETSGGGWTIIQRRKSGLVSFYRDWKQYKQGFGSIRGDFWLGNDHIHRLSRRPTRLRVEMQDWEGNMRYAEYSHFVLGNELNSYRLFLGNYSGDVGNDALIYHNNTAFSTKDKDNDNCLDKCAQLRKGGYWYNCCTDSNLNGVYYRLGEHNKHLDGITWYGWHGSSYSLKRVEMKIRPEDFQP, encoded by the exons ATGCTGAAAAAGACTCTCTCGGCTGTGGCATGGCTCTGCATTTTCCTCGTGGCCTTTGTCAGCCACCCAGTTTGGCCACAGAAGCCCCCTAAGCGCAAGACCCCGGCAGAGCTCACCGCAGCCACCTGCTGTGAGGAGGCAAAGGCGCTCCAGGCCCAGATCACCAACCTGAGCAGCCTGCTGAGTGACCTGGGCAAGAAGCAGGAGAGGGACTGGGTCAGCGTGGTCATGCAGGTGATGGAGCTGGAAAGCAGCGCCAAGAGCATGGAGACGCGGCTCACTGAGGCCGAGAGCAAGTACTCCGAGATGAACAACCAGATCGGCATCATGCAGCTGCAGGCAGCACAGACGGTCACCCAGACCTCGGCAG ATGCCATCTACGACTGCTCATCCCTCTACCAGAAGAACTACCGCATCTCTGGAGTATACAAGCTTCCTCCTGACGACTTCTTGGGCAGCCCTGAACTGGAG GTGTTCTGTGACATGGAGACTTCAGGTGGCGGCTGGACCATCATTCAGAGACGCAAGAGTGGCCTCGTCTCCTTCTACCGGGACTGGAAGCAGTACAAGCAGGGCTTTGGCAGCATCCGTGGGGACTTCTGGCTGGGGAACGACCACATCCACCGGCTCTCCAGGCGGCCCACCCGGCTGCGTGTGGAGATGCAG GACTGGGAGGGCAACATGCGCTACGCCGAGTACAGCCACTTTGTTCTGGGCAACGAACTGAATAGCTACCGCCTCTTCCTGGGGAACTACAGCGGCGACGTGGGAAATGACGCCCTCATCTATCACAACAACACAGCCTTCAGCACCAAGGACAAGGACAACGACAACTGCCTGGACAAGTGTGCCCAGCTCCGCAAAG gtggatactggTACAACTGCTGCACAGACTCCAACCTCAATGGCGTCTACTACCGCCTCGGGGAGCACAACAAGcacctggatggcatcacctggtATGGCTGGCACGGCTCCAGCTACTCCCTCAAACGAGTGGAGATGAAAATCCGCCCGGAAGACTTCCAGCCATAA